The genome window AATGCTCCGATTCCGGCCATAGATTTTGCAAAGGTTGAGAAATAGACATCAATCTGATCCTGTACGCCTTGCGCTTCACCGGTTCCTATTCCATTTGCGCCCATGGTTCCGAACCCATGCGCATCGTCCACCAATAACCTGAAATTATATTGCTTCTTGAGTGCTGCAATTTTATCAATCTTGCCAAGATCGCCAGCCATACCAAAAACACCCTCGGTGATTACAAGAATACCGCCACCTGTTTGATCGGCTACTCTTTTTGCATGTTCAAGTTGTTTCTCGAAATTTTCCATATCGTTGTGCTGGAAAACAAATCGCTTTCCCATGTGCATCCTCAAACCGTCAATAATACAAGCGTGCGATTCGGAGTCATATACCACTACGTCTTTGCGGTCAATAAGCGAGTCAATAATTGAAACCATGCCCTGATAGCCATAGTTTAAGAGGTAAGTGCTTTCCTTGCCCACAAAATCAGACAGCTCTCTTTCAAGTTGTTCATGATATTCTGTTTGACCCGACATCATGCGCGCTCCCATTGGATAGGCCAGCCCGTACCTGGCTGTTGCATCTGCATCAGCTTTTCTTACTTCCGGATGATTTGCAAGCCCGAGGTAATTATTCAGGCTCCACACCAACCTTTCTTTTCCCTGGAAAATCATCCTGTTTGAAATCTCACCTTCCAGTTTTGGGAACATAAAGTAACCATGAGCTTTTTCAGCCCATTTGCCAATCGGGCCATAGTTTTGCAAGCGCCTTTCAAAAATATCCATTTGTATGTGTTTTAAAGATTTTTGTGGCCGCAAAATTAGGAATTTAGCCATGATTTGCAAAAGGATCAGCAAACCCTGAAAGCATTTGATAAACAGTATTTGTCAATAAAATGCACCTTGTTGTTTAAGAATGAGATGAAAGGCTTAATTTTACACTCATAAACAACAGACATAATGTTTGGAATTTCGAATTAACCAATACCTGAGAAAAATGAAAAACGTTTACATTTTACTAATGGCCCTTGCCTTGGTTGGCATGATGAATTCCTGCGCACCCGTTTACAAATGTGGTGACCCTATACCAGATAAAAAACCCGGAAATAAGAGGCTCAAAGCCGTAATAACTGAGCGTGATGAACTTTGCATAACCCTCGCAAACAGGGAAAAAGAAAATGCTGCCATGAGCAAAGAGATCAATCTCCTTACAAAGGAAAAGAATGAGCTTGACAGGAATTATGCGGCATTGATCAAGACTCATGATGAGTTAGATACGAAGTATAAAAACCTGATCAACGAAAATCTTTCCCAGGCCGATCAGTTCAGCAGGGCGATTCAGATGAAATCAGAGGAACTTGACAGCAAATCGGAGGATTTAAGGAATAAAGAGCAATTGCTGGTTGAACGTGAACGCTCACTGAACGAAATGAAACAAATGTTGAACCGGCAGGATTCCATTACCCGGCAGCTCAATGATGTGCTGAGGAATGCGATGCTGGGATTCAACGCCGATGAGTTGTCAGTTGAAATTAAAAACGGCAAAGTATATGTTTCCATGTCCGATAGATTGCTGTTTAAATCAGGAAGCGCTGCCGTTGAGGTCAAAGGAAAAGAAGCAATAAAATTACTTGCCGGCGTGTTGGATAAGAACCCGGATATTGAGATACTGGTTGAAGGCCATACCGACAATGTGCCTATTAAGACTGCTGTTTTCAAGGACAACTGGGATTTGAGTGTTGCAAGGGCTACATCCATTGTAAGGATCTTAACCGATGACCATAAGATTACACCAACACGCATTACGGCTTCCGGCAAAGGAGAGTTTCTGCCCAGGGCAACAAATGAAACCGCTGAAGGAAGAGCCTTAAACCGCCGTACCGAAATTATCCTTTCTCCACGCCTGGACGAAATAATGAAGTTGCTTAACCTGAATTAATTGTTTTTGTGTCAGGATATTTTCTGATAGCTTTCCCAAGGTTTAATTTATCCGGTTGTTAGCTGTCGGTATACTGAGATTTTCTGGCATGAACACAAGAAGACGATTCATAAACCGATAAACTCAAAACTAAAGCATGCAACAAAGGCTCTCCGTTTATAATACTTTGACCCGTAGCAAGGAACCGTTTCAACCTCTTCACCCGCCATTTGTAGGTATGTATGTTTGCGGGCCAACAGTGTATGGCCATGCCCATCTCGGACACGCCCGGTCGGCCATTACGTTTGATCTGATTTTTCGTTACCTGAAAAATATCGGATTCAAAGTACGCTATGTAAGAAACATCACCGATGTTGGGCACCTCGAAAATGATGCCGACGAAGGGGAAGATAAAATTGCAAAAAAAGCCAGGCTTGATAAGCTTGAACCTATGGAAGTGGTTCAGGCATATACTGAGAGCTATCACCGCGATATGGACCAGCTTAATGTGCTGAGACCCTCCATTGAACCCAGGGCATCAGGTCATATTATTGAGCAGATTGAAATGGTTAAAAAGATCCTGGCGTCTGGCTTTGGTTATGAGGTAAATGGTTCCGTTTATTTTGATGTTGAAAAGTATAGCAAAGCGCATCAATACGGAAAGCTTTCAGGGCGCGTGCTGGATGATCTTCTGGCCAGTACCCGCGAACTCGATGGGCAGGAAGAAAAGCAAAAACCGTATGATTTTGCACTCTGGAAAAAAGCGGATGCTGAACATATCATGCGCTGGCCATCGCCCTGGGGCTATGGATTTCCTGGCTGGCACATGGAATGCTCGGCTATGGGAACCAAATACCTTGGTGACACTTTCGATATTCATGGGGGTGGAATGGATTTGCTTTTCCCGCATCATGAAGCAGAAATTGCCCAGTCAACAGCCGCACTCGGCCATGAAAGTGTACGCTATTGGCTTCATAATAACATGATCACCATTAGTGGGCAGAAGATGGGCAAATCGCTAAACAACTTCATCATAATGAGTGAGTTTTTTAGCGGTTCGCATCCTTTGCTTGAAAAGGCCTACAGCCCAATGGCAATCCGATTTTTCATACTTCAGGCGCATTACCGCAGCACATTGGATTTCTCAAATGAGGCATTGCAGGCTGCTGAGAAAGGTTTCAAACGTCTGATGACTGCCAAATCTACGCTTGAAAAACTTAAGCCGGGCGAAAAATCTGATTCAAATATTAAAGTCCTGAACCAGGCATGCTATGATGCCATGAACGACGACTTCAACAGCCCTGTTGTGATTGCTCAACTCTTTGAAGGGGTTCGGATCATCAACTCTATAAATGATGGTAATGAAAGCATTACAAGCGAAGACCTTGAGTTGCTGAAAACTACCTTCAGCGTTTTTATGACCGAAATTTTAGGACTTTTACCCGAAGAAGCCGGTCAGAGCGATTTGGTTGAGAACCTGATGCAGACCATTATCAGCATTCGCAAACAAGCCCGCGAAGCCAAAGATTTCAAGACTTCCGATCTGATCCGCGATGAACTGAAAAGCGCCGGAATTGCGTTGAAAGACAGCAAAGATGGAACAAACTGGGAGCGTTTATGATGCTTCCATGATGAGCCCATTCTTGATTTTGGTTCAAACAATAATTCCGAATTGACTGTTTTTAGCTAAATCCGGTCATTACGTTGACAGTTTTACTGTGACGTAAAAGTTTGAAGACGTTTCTACTCCTTGCACCACAATCTTTCCGTTACTTTGCAGCATCATTAAAACCCAGTCGTTATGAAAACAAAAAGTAAATCTTTAGCGGTCACTTTTGTGATCGGAATGTTACTGTTAACTTCTTGTCAATCAGAAACTATGAAAATGGAAAACAAACTTAAAGACTTTATTGTCAAATATGAAGAACGAGTAAAACCGCTTTATACAGAAGCTAACCTTGCTTATTGGGATGCATCAATCTCAGGCAAACCTGAAGATTGGGCACGTGCTGAAGCAGCCCAAGTCAAACTTACTGATCTTCATGCCAACAAGGAAGATTTTGCGATCCTTAAGGAGATCAAGGAATCCGGCGCTGTTCAGGATGAAATGATGGTTCGCCAATTGAATGCTTTATATAATGACTATCTGTTTAACCAGGCCGACATAGGAAAGCTAAAAGAAAAGATTCGCCTCGAAACCGAAGTGGAACAAAAATATTCAAACTTTCGGGCTGAAGTGGGGGGCAAGTCAATCCCTGACAATGAAGTGGAACAAATCCTGAAAACATCTACCGACAATGCTTTGCTGGAAGAAGCTTGGCTCGCGCACAAGAATATTGGTCCGCTGGTAAGTGAAGACGTGAGAAATCTGGCCCGGCTCCGTAATGAGATCGCCCACGAACTTGGATTCGGCAATTATCATGAAATGAGCCTCAAGCTTGGCGATCAGGAACCAGAAGACGTGAACAAGCTTTTTGATGAACTGGATGTGCTTACACGCGATGCTTTTGCGAAGCTCAAAGATGACATTGATGTGCACCTTGCAAAGCGTTATAACATCAAAAAGGAAGAGCTGATGCCCTGGCATTATCAGAACCGCTTTTTCCAGGAAGCGCCAGCCATTTATGAGGTTGACCTCGACAAATATTATGAAGACCAGGATATCGTAAAGCTCACCCGCGATTTTTATCATGGCATAGGCCTCGAAATAGACGATATGCATGCCAACAGCGATATGTATGAAAAACCCGGCAAAAACCAGCATGCCTACTGCATTCATATTGACCGTGAGGGCGATGTGCGCGTACTTTGCAATATCCGACCCAACAATGGTTGGATGAATACCAATCTGCATGAATTCGGTCATGCCGTTTATGATAAATATCTTGACCCGACGCTGCCTTTTGTTCTTAAAGACCCCGCTCACACTTTTACCACCGAAGCCATTGCTATGATCTTTGGCCGTTTTGCCAGCAACCCCATGTGGATGTGCGATATGGGAATTATTGATCAGGAAGAAATGGAGAAAATAGCAGCAGAAAGCTTCAACAGCTTAAGGCTCGAACAATTGGTTTTTAGTCGTTGGTCGCAGGTGATGTACAGGTTTGAAAAAGCAATGTACGAAGATCCTGAACAAGATCTGAACACACTTTGGTGGAACCTGGCAGAAACTTATCAGTTACTTCGCAAACCCGAAGGCAGGAATGAACCCGATTGGGCTACAAAAATCCATGTTGCGTCATATCCATGTTATTACCACAATTATCATTTAGGAGAGCTGCTGGCTTCGCAGTTGTTTTTCTATATCACCAAAAATGTGATCGGCTCGGATGATTTTCGTAACCAAAGTTTTGTGAACCATCCTGAAGTAGGGGAATATCTGAAAGAAGATGTGTTTATTCCTGGCAGCCGCTGGTACTGGAACGACATGATTGAAAAGGCCACAGGTGAAAAGCTAACGGCAAAATATTATGCCAAACAGTTTGTGAACTAATCAAACAAATAATCACGCTCCTAACGGAGCGTTTTTTCTATCCCTCATTTTTGCAACCGGTATTTGGCTCCTACGGAGCCTGGACTCCGGCAATCAATATCAGGAGCTACCAACATCTGGCTCCTCCGGAGCCTGAACGTCGCAAACAGTCTCAGGTGTGCTTGTAATGCACAAGCAGATCCCATAGGGATCGGATGTAGGTAGAAGGTGGAATAAAGAAAAAAAAAGCGCCCCATTTGGGGCGCGATGTTTTTGTTAATACCTGTTCCTGTAAAACGACCTCTTCGTCTTGCCTGCAGGGTTCCCATGTTGGGGTGCCCTGAAGTGCCTGGGCCTTTCAGCGGTTGCTGCTTTTGGCTGTTCACTTTCAATGGTTGAATAGCCAAACATACGTTTCACTTCGATGGACACAGGCAGCAGCTTATTAATATCTTTCAGGCTGCCACGCTCGGCGGATGAACAGAACGAAATGGCGGTTCCTTTCAAACCGGCACGGGCTGTACGGCCAATGCGGTGGATGTAGGTTTCCGGAACTTCAGGTAATTCATAGTTGATTACATGCGAGAGTTTTTCAACATCTATACCACGCGAAGCAATATCAGTAGCAACCAGCACTTTGATGGTGCGGTTCTTAAAGCCATTCAATGCTCTTTGCCTGGCCTGCTGCGACTTGTTGCCATGAATGGCTTCGGCAACAATGCCAACTTTATTCAGATCCTGTGCCACGCGGTTCGCACCGTGCTTGGTTCGGGTAAAGATCAATACGGTTTCAATTTCGTCGGAGAGTAATACTTGTTGTAAAAGGGCTTTTTTGCCTTCTTTCTCAACATAGTAAACCAATTGATTGATGCCTTCGGCAGGAGCTGATACTGTTACGGTTGTGATCATTATTGGCTTATGTAGCAGACTAGCGGCCAGGGCCCTGATTTCCGGCGGTATGGTTGCTGTAAAAAAGCCTGTTTGCCTGCGTGCAGGTAGCTTGGCAATAATGCGTTTGATATCAGGTGCGAACCCCATGTCGAGCATGCGGTCGGCTTCGTCGAGGATGAAGAATTCGATCTTGTCTAATTTTATGAACCCCTGGTTCATCAGGTCAATCAAACGGCCTGGCGTGGCAATTAAAATGTCAATACCTTTTCGCAACAATGTTGTTTGCGGGTTCTGGGAAACACCTCCATAAATAACTGTATGTCTTAGTTTGAGCCCTTTGCCGTAATCGCTGAAGCTATCGCTGATCTGGATGGCCAGTTCACGGGTTGGTGCAAGAATCAAAGCCCTGATGCCACCTGAGCGGCTATCGGAATTTGAAAGAGAGAGGTTTTGTAAAATAGGAATGGCAAAAGCCGCTGTTTTTCCGGTGCC of Bacteroidales bacterium contains these proteins:
- a CDS encoding aminotransferase class I/II-fold pyridoxal phosphate-dependent enzyme; its protein translation is MDIFERRLQNYGPIGKWAEKAHGYFMFPKLEGEISNRMIFQGKERLVWSLNNYLGLANHPEVRKADADATARYGLAYPMGARMMSGQTEYHEQLERELSDFVGKESTYLLNYGYQGMVSIIDSLIDRKDVVVYDSESHACIIDGLRMHMGKRFVFQHNDMENFEKQLEHAKRVADQTGGGILVITEGVFGMAGDLGKIDKIAALKKQYNFRLLVDDAHGFGTMGANGIGTGEAQGVQDQIDVYFSTFAKSMAGIGAFVSSHKDIISYLQYNMRSQVYAKSLPMPLVIGSLKRLELLKSQPQLREKLWTVVRALQSGLKENGFNLGRTESPVTPVFLQGGVPEATQLTYELRELHNVFCSIVAYPVVPRDVIMLRLIPTAVHTLEDVYQTIKAFIEVRNNLQSGKYDKNFVPDLSTQH
- a CDS encoding OmpA family protein — protein: MKNVYILLMALALVGMMNSCAPVYKCGDPIPDKKPGNKRLKAVITERDELCITLANREKENAAMSKEINLLTKEKNELDRNYAALIKTHDELDTKYKNLINENLSQADQFSRAIQMKSEELDSKSEDLRNKEQLLVERERSLNEMKQMLNRQDSITRQLNDVLRNAMLGFNADELSVEIKNGKVYVSMSDRLLFKSGSAAVEVKGKEAIKLLAGVLDKNPDIEILVEGHTDNVPIKTAVFKDNWDLSVARATSIVRILTDDHKITPTRITASGKGEFLPRATNETAEGRALNRRTEIILSPRLDEIMKLLNLN
- a CDS encoding cysteine--tRNA ligase, with protein sequence MQQRLSVYNTLTRSKEPFQPLHPPFVGMYVCGPTVYGHAHLGHARSAITFDLIFRYLKNIGFKVRYVRNITDVGHLENDADEGEDKIAKKARLDKLEPMEVVQAYTESYHRDMDQLNVLRPSIEPRASGHIIEQIEMVKKILASGFGYEVNGSVYFDVEKYSKAHQYGKLSGRVLDDLLASTRELDGQEEKQKPYDFALWKKADAEHIMRWPSPWGYGFPGWHMECSAMGTKYLGDTFDIHGGGMDLLFPHHEAEIAQSTAALGHESVRYWLHNNMITISGQKMGKSLNNFIIMSEFFSGSHPLLEKAYSPMAIRFFILQAHYRSTLDFSNEALQAAEKGFKRLMTAKSTLEKLKPGEKSDSNIKVLNQACYDAMNDDFNSPVVIAQLFEGVRIINSINDGNESITSEDLELLKTTFSVFMTEILGLLPEEAGQSDLVENLMQTIISIRKQAREAKDFKTSDLIRDELKSAGIALKDSKDGTNWERL
- a CDS encoding M2 family metallopeptidase; this encodes MENKLKDFIVKYEERVKPLYTEANLAYWDASISGKPEDWARAEAAQVKLTDLHANKEDFAILKEIKESGAVQDEMMVRQLNALYNDYLFNQADIGKLKEKIRLETEVEQKYSNFRAEVGGKSIPDNEVEQILKTSTDNALLEEAWLAHKNIGPLVSEDVRNLARLRNEIAHELGFGNYHEMSLKLGDQEPEDVNKLFDELDVLTRDAFAKLKDDIDVHLAKRYNIKKEELMPWHYQNRFFQEAPAIYEVDLDKYYEDQDIVKLTRDFYHGIGLEIDDMHANSDMYEKPGKNQHAYCIHIDREGDVRVLCNIRPNNGWMNTNLHEFGHAVYDKYLDPTLPFVLKDPAHTFTTEAIAMIFGRFASNPMWMCDMGIIDQEEMEKIAAESFNSLRLEQLVFSRWSQVMYRFEKAMYEDPEQDLNTLWWNLAETYQLLRKPEGRNEPDWATKIHVASYPCYYHNYHLGELLASQLFFYITKNVIGSDDFRNQSFVNHPEVGEYLKEDVFIPGSRWYWNDMIEKATGEKLTAKYYAKQFVN
- a CDS encoding DEAD/DEAH box helicase, with amino-acid sequence MIFENLNIIAPITQALKQKGYNEPTPIQEKVIPHFLNGSDVFGTAQTGTGKTAAFAIPILQNLSLSNSDSRSGGIRALILAPTRELAIQISDSFSDYGKGLKLRHTVIYGGVSQNPQTTLLRKGIDILIATPGRLIDLMNQGFIKLDKIEFFILDEADRMLDMGFAPDIKRIIAKLPARRQTGFFTATIPPEIRALAASLLHKPIMITTVTVSAPAEGINQLVYYVEKEGKKALLQQVLLSDEIETVLIFTRTKHGANRVAQDLNKVGIVAEAIHGNKSQQARQRALNGFKNRTIKVLVATDIASRGIDVEKLSHVINYELPEVPETYIHRIGRTARAGLKGTAISFCSSAERGSLKDINKLLPVSIEVKRMFGYSTIESEQPKAATAERPRHFRAPQHGNPAGKTKRSFYRNRY